In the genome of Vicia villosa cultivar HV-30 ecotype Madison, WI linkage group LG7, Vvil1.0, whole genome shotgun sequence, one region contains:
- the LOC131619342 gene encoding uncharacterized protein LOC131619342: protein MAQRNIICSVHYNGVISNDLTNGFSFSNTETKRFKVHCRADFMHLKERIETKLQLPVSEIIYRLPLFNGESGIIFYVMKPIEDDDGVKVMFECHNSFAPLDDMELYVHIVSPPINQSQESHSHQYGLSQPTDEEPTQNNEPFIPDEQVDEYSEDEIQEVQYEDLFGDDNEPDDVEPSQPTLARPISMYAPPDHMRNICLEEAPSESIFGSHITNYSDVDLYEGMEFEDKEECVAAIHHWHITNNLDYWVYKSDTKRYVIKCKNPTCKFKCRASVRKKNSKWMIGKLSGPHVCTTTSMSQDHRQLTSDIVSHCIRDLVNTDPSIKVKLIISHITGKYGYNISYRKAWIAKVKAIESLYGNWETSYNDLPQWLLVMKTYLPGMIIDLETLPAFSNEGSQLGDKMIFHRLFWAFQPCIHGFAYCKPIVQVDGTWLYGRYKGTLLMAVAQDGNGNIFPIAFAIVEGETKDAWSFFLRNLRIHVTPQPNLCLISDRHPSTKGAYDDPANGWQNPPSSHVYCIRHIAQNFMRAIRDKELRKKLVNMGYALTESTYNYYRTEIRQTNRDAMEWIENIPREKWARAFDRGQRWGHMTTNLAEAMNSVLKATRNLPIASLFSATYFRMGALFGQHGHEWTKRLTSGQTFTDKCIKGMTEEVNKASSHNVYQFDRERFYFMVAERINRNDGRPTGTYGVDLRKRTCDCGKFQAFHLPCSHVIAACESIRQDYTIHIPDVFKIQHVFKVYQQSFQILPHQDNWPQYRGPTLCHDETMRRKKRGRPNSTRIRTEMDDVEKEKRMCGICREVGHIRSKCPNVSGPSNRPP, encoded by the exons ATGGCTCAGAGAAACATTATTTGTTCAGTGCATTACAATGGTGTTATCAGTAACGATCTAACCAACGGTTTTTCGTTTAGTAATACCGAAACAAAACGTTTCAAAGTGCATTGTAGAGCCGATTTTATGCATTTGAAGGAACGGATCGAAACAAAATTGCAACTtcctgtaagtgaaattatttatcGACTTCCGTTGTTTAATGGAGAAAGCGGTATCATTTTTTACGTCATGAAACCAATAGAGGACGACGATGGCGTTAAAGTGATGTTCGAATGTCACAATTCGTTTGCTCCTCTTGACGATATGGAGCTATATGTTCATATTGTTAGTCCTCCCATTAACCAATCGCAAGAGTCTCATTCGCATCAATACGGTTTGAGCCAACCCACTGATGAAGAGCCAACCCAAAACAACGAACCATTTATACCCGACGAACAGGTGGACGAGTACAGTGAGGATGAAATACAAGAAGTGCAATATGAAGATCTTTTTGGTGATGACAATGAACCTGATGATGTTGAGCCGTCGCAGCCTACACTTGCACGACCGATTAGCATGTACGCCCCACCGGATCACATGCGAAATATTTGTTTAGAAGAGGCACCGTCTGAATCAATTTTTGGTTCCCACATAACAAACTATAGTGATGTTGATTTATATGAGGGAATGGAGTTTGAAGACAAGGAGGAGTGCGTTGCTGCTATTCATCATTGGCATATCACCAATAATCTTGATTATTGGGTATACAAATCTGACACGAAAAGATATGTCATCAAATGCAAAAATCCAACTTGCAAATTCAAATGTAGAGCATCCGTTCGCAAGAAGAATTCTAAGTGGATGATAGGTAAGTTGAGTGGACCACATGTCTGCACAACCACTTCAATGTCGCAAGATCATAGACAACTTACATCAGATATTGTCTCTCACTGCATCAGAGATTTGGTTAACACCGACCCCTCGATTAAGGTAAAGCTCATAATTTCTCATATAACAGGAAAGTATGGTTATAATATATCTTACAGGAAAGCGTGGATTGCAAAGGTAAAGGCCATAGAATCCTTGTATGGAAACTGGGAGACATCTTACAATGACCTTCCACAATGGTTATTGGTAATGAAAACATATCTGCCTGGAATGATAATAGACTTGGAAACTTTACCTGCATTTTCAAACGAAGGAAGTCAGTTGGGTGATAAGATGATATTCCATCGTCTATTTTGGGCTTTTCAaccttgcatccatggttttgccTATTGCAAGCCAATTGTTCAAGTCGACGGAACATGGTTGTATGGAAGGTACAAAGGGACATTGTTGATGGCTGTGGCGCAGGATGGGAATGGTAACATTTTTCCAATTGCTTTCGCTATTGTCGAGGGTGAAACCAAGGATGCTTGGAGTTTTTTCCTTCGTAATCTAAGAATCCATGTGACACCCCAACCCAATCTATGCCTAATATCAGACAGACATCCATCGACTAAAGGTGCCTACGATGATCCTGCAAATGGATGGCAAAATCCTCCGTCATCACATGTCTATTGCATAAGGCATATCGCGCAAAATTTTATGCGTGCGATTAGAGACAAAGAACTACGTAAAAAACTCGTCAACATGG GATATGCATTGACGGAGTCAACGTACAATTACTATAGAACCGAAATTCGTCAGACAAATAGAGATGctatggagtggattgaaaatatCCCCAGGGAGAAGTGGGCAAGGGCGTTTGATAGAGGGCAACGATGGGGACACATGACGACTAACCTTGCAGAAGCAATGAACTCTGTGCTAAAGGCTACCAGAAATCTTCCAATAGCGTCTTTGTTTTCGGCCACATATTTTCGGATGGGAGCATTATTTGGTCAACACGGACATGAATGGACAAAGAGGTTGACATCAGGCCAGACTTTTACAGACAAGTGTATCAAGGGGATGACTGAAGAGGTCAACAAAGCAAGCAGTCATAATGTTTACCAGTTTGACCGGGAGAGGTTCTATTTTATGGTGGCCGAAAGAATAAACCGCAACGATGGTCGTCCAACTGGTACTTACGGTGTTGATCTACGAAAGCGAACATGTGATTGTGGAAAATTTCAAGCGTTCCATTTGCCTTGCTCACATGTGATTGCAGCATGTGAAAGTATACGCCAAGACTACACCATTCACATACCCGACGTGTTCAAGATACAACATGTTTTTAAAGTCTACCAACAAAGCTTCCAGATCCTCCCACATCAAGACAATTGGCCTCAATATAGAGGGCCTACTCTTTGTCATGACGAAACTATGCGTAGGAAAAAAAGAGGCCGCCCTAACAGTACTCGGATTCGAACCGAAATGGACGACgtggaaaaggaaaagagaatgtGTGGGATATGCCGTGAAGTTGGCCATATCCGAAGTAAATGTCCAAATGTATCAGGCCCGTCCAATAGGCCTCCTTAA